CgaggaaaataaagtttaacTTCTCACATGTAAACAGAACTGGCATTTTTACACATGCTACAGCTTTAAATAGCAAATATAGATACATGCATTGTCGCATCTATGTATGCAAGAAGAGAATCAAGCGAAATGCCTTCCTGTTATAGTGTTAACTGGAATGTCGACACCAAGTTTATGAGAGTCAAAATCCTGTTGCTAAGTATTATTGAGGGGCTAAGAGCTGACGAATTCCATCGTTTGGCAGTGAAGAACCATCAGAAATTCTTCATAGCTTCCAACATCAGCTTATAGAGAGCAAATCCACCTTGATGGCAGCCAGGCATTTTAGATGCCATGTTTTCTAATTCAATCTGCAATATAGAGATCCTAAAGTAAGTCAACGTGTGTTCAATCAACATGGTGAGATTATGTGATTATGAATGATACCAATACATCAAGAAGTTGTATCCATACTTCAAATCATTTCCAGTAGTACTACAATCTATCATTTTTCATGAATCATTAAGTGATGGAAAGTTTAATTTCTGTGATAACTTTGCTCCCCCTCCAGatgcatttttatattaatcaatGGGAGTCTCCTCTTAAAGCCCACCCACTGTGCAGCTGCATCCAATGCTCCTACCAATTTCTTCACTTTACTATCATCACCACTGTTAGCACACTATTGGCTCATTCTATCCATCCATATTCAGCCATTGCCAAGCAATTAAATTGTTAAACGCATGACAACTAATGCAAACAAAAATCTAGCATTTGTTCATTGAAAAGAAACCAATTGAGACATCTATTaggaaaaatgaatttgaactaACCAATGAAACTGTGTAAAGTTGGGTTGATTCATAACCATCTTGTGCACCAGCATACAGTCGTTGAATTTCTTTTGACTCGATGTTAcatttgatgaagaaaaaagcAGCTGGTCTGACGTTTAACACCCTGCGGGATATACCAATAAATAGTGGATTGCACTGCAAGGCAAAGATGAAGACAAACATTAGATACATGACTCGCTTGAACTCCATAATTTACATACCAAATAAAAGTATAAAACCACAACGCTGGATTATAACCAATGTAGAAATGTGGtctaaacaaacaaacaatatgggggggggggggggggggggggcattcTCTCCAAATGCTCATATCTAAAGCATTAGAGATGAGGTTATGACACCAGGACTTTTCTTTAACAACCCTCGAAAGGCAGATCTAGGCCATGGAGTTGATTGCACAAGCAAGGAAAAATATCCATGGATTCAGCCACAATCAATCAATATCTGAAGACACTTCAACATTTATACCATAGGTCCAAAAATACACTGCCATACAAGAAAATCCATCTAAAGCTGAGACCATGGACATTCTCCACGATTTTTTCAGTACACAAACAAATTTATGGCCAATACTTTTTATTAAGAAAGTACATGagcatgttttcttttcaaacttGGCTTTTTAaatgttcaataattttttacccCGGTCCATTTGCAACAAATAAGCACTAGAATTGGAATGGGAAAACACAAAGCAATTACCCCCTGGCAACAATGATGAAACAAACCTGTAGACAAACGAAGAAAGATAAAAGGCGTGTTCTTGATTAAAAAGTGTAACTCACAAGAGAGGTCACAGGTACTCCAATTTCTTCAACTACTTCACGAATTATACTATCAAACATTTCTTGAGAGACCTTGGTGTTATTGTGTTCTGAGTTTGTTAAGCGTTCACCCATCTGATGAGATGCTGCTCCAACTTCTTCAGGctgtcatcatcatcaaacaaTTGCACCAGGTTTAAGTCTTGATAACCCAGACATAAATGTCTGCaaaagataaaaggaaagaaaaacttcTGCCACTtgcaaataaataacaaaaataaacttccaGTGCATTAATGCACAACAAAATCCAGGATTATAAAATGcttccaaaacaataaaatccaaaagggaaaacagGCATCACAGAATTATGTCCTCAGCTATTCATCATATTGGATAGGATTTAAAGAATCAGGATGCAAATGTTTCATTTTTCAGATTCTATACCTCTGGATGGCCTCCAGGGAAAACAATGTGTCCAGGAAATTCCCCTACATTGTAACTTCTTTGTAACACAACTATTTTCTTGTCAGATGTCTCTAAAATTGCACCATTACCCAGTGGACTTGAGGTGTGTTGACACTGCATAAGGTCATCTACACAAAAATCAAAGCTGTAGATACATATTATGaattataacaaagaaaaaattaaaagagggcATCTtgtgctaaaaaaataacaattctgTGAGATAttcaatatgatttttcatctttcaCAAATCAATacaagatcattttttttttcaataagaaaTTCAGGCAGTATCTGAAATGTATTCTCAAAAGATTCATCACTgaatatgtattaatttattgcttgatttcatttaactttaaaatatacAGATTTTCAACCAGCAGACAAGTGCatcatttcatgttttaataaaatcctCCAACAGCAGACAGACCACCACATAAGTTGCATTAAATACTAAGACGAggcaaaacacaaatttatgaGCTCATGTGCATAGCTACTGAGATGGTAACAACAACAACGATAAGgtgtcaaaaaattaaaaattaaaaacaaacaaagacatCCTATTCTGTGATAAATATTTCACATGAACGAAGAGATACCTTCTGATGGAACAAGGAACTTTTCCCAAAGAGGATTTAAGTTTGTTCCCACAAAAGTCCTGGATAACAAGTAGATAGCATCAAGTCTTCATTTCAGgggaagaagaataataagcaTAAATATGATGTGTTTCATTGCAATTactgaaattcaaaaaatcagttaaatatttaaaccaagAGCAATAATCCactaatttataagaaaattgagAAGCAGCTTCAGGCCAACCATcagaaaactgaaaaaccgaataAATGCAAGGCtgattataaaaacaattctatACAGTATCCAACTAAAGAATTTAGCTGGCAGCTTTATATCTGTCCACCTTAACCTATGACAACCCACTGTTAAGAAGACTAATCAGTTGATGCAGAACTCATTTCCAGTAATTGTGAAGGGTGAGATATTTAATGAACTTGCTATGTCTTGCCACTGGTAAGAGTTATAACATGAACGGATACTATCCTCATAAGATCATTGACCAAGTATTATGAATGTGGGACTGAACACTATGTCCAAATATCAATCTAGATGAGATTAACAATTTAACGTGAGAGTTGACTCATATTTATTGGTTTGCTCTAGGAAATTAATAGATGGTATTTATGAACTGAGGTTGTAAACCATACCTATAATCTGTCAAACCAAGGTGGAGACACACATGAAAATCTTGTTGTGATCCACCTCTGTTGCACAGTGTATACCCTCCATACTGTGAAGTTATTAACAAAACAACAGATAAGGAACCacagttcataaaaaaaaagctttcaaaGTAAAATGCAGGGAAAATTTTCatgcattaaaattttaaaaataagttatacATATGCAAGGCATCAACTTTTAGTCTGCTGCATAACGCAATTATTATGTCTTGCATCAAATGCTTCAATAGAATCATAGTTTTATTTCTACTATCAGTCCAATTATTAAATCCCCATTCTCATCAATATTTGGTTTCTCTTGCTTTTTATCAACACAAGACATTACAATCCGTTTAGAACTGTGGAAACTGTATAAAAACTCAAGAATAACTGCCGAATGCACTTGACATCAACTCGACAGCATTGGCAAAAGAATCATGGTAATAAGCATCACATCATACGCAAATAACGGCATTCTAGAGTTCTTTTTGATCTGGTATTAACAATGAAGGTTTGGTAGAATGATGTCTAGCACAAAAATTACACACTTCCCATCATTGGTGCATATCATTAGATCCACATACCCGGAACTTTTTCCCATTGAACAAAGATGCATTCTTCTGTACCCTCTGATCCCATATCTTTAAAACACCGAAAAAAACAGTTAGTTGTCGAATTCTATAGATTTGGCCATTTATTTCAATACAGAAATAGATAAATCAGTAAACTAACTTACCTCAGAAATGGAGTTTTCTAATTCAATGTCAGGATGGGCGATTCTATCGTAAGATGGATCAAAAACCACAGATACCTTAATccaacaattttaaaaacttaaaccacatacataaattttataataatgaagCTTATGATAgaacggaaaaaaaaagacaaaaaaaaaaaaaaaagaggacctGAGAAGGCGAGAGACCAGAGGGGCATGAGAGCACAAGTTCGTAGTTTGTTTTCTCCATTTAAATGTCGTCCCACGCACGCCAACTGTTTGATGAAGGTGTCCGATCTAATACAGCCTCTTGTCTAGAATAGTCTCCTGGAAATCATTTTCCCAAAAGTCCTACGGATTGGATGAAGGGATTACATTAGTCAGTGTGATCGCACTATGTTGGGTAAGAATAAGTGAAATTATAAAtgcatttttcaatttcataaaaattgttAATTGAATGAAGTTGATATAAATCcacatgtaaatattttacttgtattgttaattttattttaaataatttttttttattttgaaggtttattcttatgttgactttatataattttaatttttataaatacatcatgcaaatataaataatttatgtataacttaattaaaaagtaaatataaattataatgatatttttaattataatgaatttataaaaacaatctaaaaaattagttattatttaaaaacattgttaaattaaataattaaaaaataagtgagaccacgttaattaaaaattaacttttaaaaaaattagaaaaaaagccAACTATTGTTGGGCATTAAAAGACTACAACGTGCCTcacctacaaaaaaaaaaaaaaaaagttgaggcacactagtttatatatatatatatatatatataaatcattcactcaagttattttttaaataaaatgaacaacTTGTCAcctgaaaatttatatttaaatatttagatttcaaaactcaaatttcaatttatttcacataaaaaaatataaaaacctcAATAAACTCATTTCTAATTCCAAAACACCATTTATTcagtctaaaattaaaaatcaaaccaaataaaaaaaaattatagcatttaATCTATCTTTTCTAgcatggttaaataaaaaaactacattcACTAAGTTTCTCTTAAAATAAACTCATTAACACTAATATCAGAATATATTTTTGTGACTAGAATATGATTGATTGAATcatttttctctcatctctcttATCGAGTGACTTTCTCTCATTTCTTAATATCCAGATactgaaatataataaaaattatgtttaaagcGAGaatctaaaaatctaaaataacatGGACCAATTATGTAAAAATTGAAAACTTTAGGGACCTAATTGAAGTTCTCTACACTTGTTGAACAATGACAATGAAAAAtagctttgttttatttatttatttttggttatttatttttttaactatattttaaatttttgttttgtaaaagggtttttaatttaacttgagAATAACCTCTGACATAAACAAATCTCAATACATAAAGTCATGCCAGCATAACTTGTGAGgacaaaataacaaagaaataaagttcGATGagcaaagtgtaaaaaaaatcaaaaaccgaaaagaaaaaaaatggttatatgaataatgaaatgaggactatatataaacattattgTGACATTGAAAATGCTACTATGAAACaccttaatattttaatttattttgtaatagtaatggttgatatttttattttgggatgAATTTTTGGCTAAACCTATTAGTTCGCCCCTGAATTGTAACTAATCAATCAAATTAGTTCTTTGATTATTAACTAAATCAGTTAAACCTTATAAAgctttttggtttcttttttttggcatgGGTTGGTATTCTTCTGTGGTGTTGAGATGTTGATTTTACAGATTGATGAGGCATGGAGAGAGCCTTTTT
This region of Populus trichocarpa isolate Nisqually-1 chromosome 9, P.trichocarpa_v4.1, whole genome shotgun sequence genomic DNA includes:
- the LOC7489280 gene encoding nudix hydrolase 9, producing MEKTNYELVLSCPSGLSPSQVSVVFDPSYDRIAHPDIELENSISEIWDQRVQKNASLFNGKKFRYGGYTLCNRGGSQQDFHVCLHLGLTDYRTFVGTNLNPLWEKFLVPSEDDLMQCQHTSSPLGNGAILETSDKKIVVLQRSYNVGEFPGHIVFPGGHPEPEEVGAASHQMGERLTNSEHNNTKVSQEMFDSIIREVVEEIGVPVTSLCNPLFIGISRRVLNVRPAAFFFIKCNIESKEIQRLYAGAQDGYESTQLYTVSLIELENMASKMPGCHQGGFALYKLMLEAMKNF